One segment of Paenibacillus sp. FSL R7-0337 DNA contains the following:
- a CDS encoding SpoIIIAH-like family protein, producing MKGKRQTIWLVSMLSLMVVLSAYYLFTEDTGAPIPKETAGSIQVDTIKDGTGGGTATTLDSGLVIKEVSTDKGIAVGTVDDSSKTVKDEAASTGATEDSTTPAVIDDSSVVADSSNTAKDTTATTDKAATTTADKGKDTAGSKDTKENKDTKDTKDSKDSKDSKDTSAAVDKTPAKDDKEILDEVASQSVSASSLFTNYLYEREQKNLKDHNDLMALINNMDKTPAESAVAQEQLNKLEEKESKITGIEEKLQQKYGEAIVKEEAGDAYTIVVLSDKLDVKQAVGIVDFVMKELSVTQDKIKVQYVSEQ from the coding sequence ATGAAGGGCAAAAGACAAACGATTTGGCTGGTTTCTATGCTCAGTTTGATGGTAGTGCTCTCTGCATATTATCTGTTCACGGAAGATACGGGGGCTCCCATCCCCAAAGAAACCGCAGGCAGCATCCAGGTGGACACTATAAAAGACGGGACGGGCGGCGGAACCGCCACTACGCTTGACAGCGGACTTGTCATCAAAGAGGTCAGCACAGACAAAGGTATTGCAGTAGGAACCGTGGATGACAGCAGCAAGACCGTCAAGGATGAAGCAGCATCAACAGGGGCAACTGAAGACAGTACGACTCCGGCCGTGATAGATGACAGCAGTGTGGTTGCTGACAGCAGCAATACCGCTAAGGATACAACTGCTACAACGGATAAGGCAGCCACTACTACGGCTGATAAAGGCAAGGATACGGCTGGTAGCAAGGATACCAAGGAAAATAAGGACACTAAGGATACCAAGGACAGCAAAGACAGCAAAGACAGCAAAGATACGTCAGCCGCTGTAGACAAGACTCCGGCGAAGGATGATAAGGAAATCCTGGATGAAGTGGCTTCGCAGAGCGTATCGGCCAGCAGCCTGTTCACGAACTATCTGTACGAACGCGAGCAGAAGAACCTGAAGGACCACAATGATCTTATGGCACTGATTAACAATATGGATAAGACACCAGCCGAGAGTGCGGTTGCCCAGGAACAGCTTAACAAGCTGGAAGAGAAGGAATCCAAAATCACCGGGATTGAAGAAAAGCTTCAACAAAAATACGGTGAGGCCATTGTGAAAGAAGAAGCGGGTGACGCCTATACAATCGTGGTGCTCAGCGATAAGCTGGATGTGAAGCAGGCGGTTGGCATCGTGGATTTTGTAATGAAGGAACTGAGCGTTACCCAAGACAAGATTAAGGTCCAATACGTCTCGGAGCAGTAA
- the spoIIIAG gene encoding stage III sporulation protein AG, with protein MGNWLKKLEQWAGGGSGSPKRSHTFRWLIIIGLLGVAIMLFNSFVNVKKLDNENTGREPPDSGTSQTVLQQEAGSANSFDSIELAMENRTKGILEKIVGVGTVDIMVTVDSTEEIIVQRNMNDSQQQSEETDASGGKRHTTQYTRDGQIVTYSQSGNEAPIITKRVKPQVRGVLVVAKGAENKVVRSLIEQAVEKGLNVPVYRISVVPRKQE; from the coding sequence ATGGGCAATTGGCTGAAAAAGCTGGAGCAGTGGGCCGGAGGCGGCAGCGGCAGCCCGAAGCGCAGCCACACCTTCCGCTGGCTTATCATTATCGGCCTGCTGGGTGTTGCGATCATGCTGTTCAACTCCTTCGTGAATGTGAAGAAGCTGGACAACGAGAACACGGGGCGTGAACCGCCGGACAGCGGGACCTCGCAGACCGTCCTGCAGCAGGAGGCCGGGAGCGCGAATTCTTTTGACAGCATCGAACTGGCGATGGAGAACCGCACGAAGGGGATTCTGGAGAAAATCGTGGGGGTCGGTACTGTAGATATCATGGTCACCGTAGATTCCACAGAGGAGATTATCGTGCAGCGCAATATGAATGACTCGCAGCAGCAAAGTGAAGAAACAGATGCCAGCGGCGGTAAACGCCATACCACCCAGTACACCAGGGACGGCCAGATCGTCACTTACAGCCAGTCAGGGAACGAGGCCCCGATCATCACCAAGCGGGTGAAGCCTCAGGTACGGGGAGTGCTGGTGGTCGCCAAAGGGGCAGAGAACAAGGTCGTGCGCAGTCTGATTGAGCAGGCGGTTGAAAAAGGGCTTAACGTTCCGGTCTACCGGATTTCTGTTGTCCCGCGCAAGCAGGAATAG
- the spoIIIAF gene encoding stage III sporulation protein AF, with translation MSWLSSWLHELILVVLMAAFVEMLLPSKSMERYARLVLSLLVLLTMLSPIISLLKGDASKELTVAMQQQERSGGLLSGTGGAPDSLDKILADGRMLAAGARDQSLKLAAEEIAGQMRDQIAGSTGLGGVKVTVALAMGPNPNAPLGEEVPLISSVTVALPPEQSASGGAVPGAGTAAHPSAGPIQINPVEPVQVSLEGSGGDGEAQEAASSGGSAPASSSSGSGTEGTQEPLAEEAGTIIKLLEQNWNLDPTLIKVQSSGAGTVKS, from the coding sequence ATGTCCTGGCTCAGCAGTTGGCTCCATGAGCTGATTCTCGTCGTGCTGATGGCTGCATTCGTGGAGATGCTGCTGCCCAGTAAATCCATGGAACGCTACGCCAGGCTGGTGCTCAGCCTGCTGGTTCTGCTAACGATGCTCAGCCCGATAATCTCTCTGCTGAAGGGGGATGCGAGCAAGGAGTTGACCGTGGCGATGCAGCAGCAGGAACGAAGCGGAGGGCTACTAAGCGGAACGGGCGGCGCACCGGATTCGCTGGACAAGATTCTGGCAGACGGGCGGATGCTTGCTGCCGGAGCACGTGACCAGAGCCTGAAGCTGGCTGCCGAGGAAATCGCCGGCCAGATGCGCGACCAGATTGCCGGGAGCACCGGGCTCGGCGGGGTGAAGGTGACGGTGGCCCTGGCCATGGGCCCGAACCCAAATGCGCCGCTGGGCGAGGAGGTGCCGCTGATCTCCTCGGTCACGGTAGCTCTCCCGCCGGAGCAGAGCGCCTCTGGAGGCGCTGTCCCGGGCGCTGGTACTGCAGCCCACCCGTCAGCCGGGCCGATCCAGATTAACCCTGTGGAACCGGTCCAGGTCAGCCTGGAGGGCAGCGGCGGGGATGGTGAAGCGCAGGAAGCTGCTTCCTCAGGGGGTTCGGCTCCGGCGTCATCCTCTTCCGGGAGTGGAACGGAGGGGACGCAGGAGCCCCTGGCGGAGGAAGCCGGAACAATTATCAAGTTGCTGGAGCAGAACTGGAACCTGGACCCCACCCTGATCAAGGTGCAGAGCAGCGGGGCCGGTACCGTGAAATCATAA
- the spoIIIAE gene encoding stage III sporulation protein AE: MQEYSIFRPPKGVKALLLLPALLLVLQLLLLCGSTASAASSASVADAASTAPVPSSPATGGSGGPASPVDQWVKGQVEHLPKDKVESYWDQLMKDYGGFFPEGRTPSLMDMLLPGDKGLSFKSVLSGLMNFMWHEVLYNGKLLVTIVMISVLSMILETLQTAFERKSVSKIAYMLCYMVVLVIAVNSFNVAIGYAKDAIDRMIDFMMAMIPLLFALLASMGNIVTVSVTHPLIVFMIHTVGTLIHTLVFPLLFFSAVLHLVSAMSEKYKLTHLANLLRNIGAGLLGVLLTVFLGVISVRGITSSVTDGVTIRAAKYITGNFVPVIGKMFADATDTVISASLLVKNAIGLSGVIIILFLCAFPAIKILILALIYNLAAAVMQPLGETPIVTCLQTIGKSMVYVFAALAAVSLMFFLAVTIMLTAGNVTVMMR; encoded by the coding sequence ATGCAGGAGTATAGTATTTTTCGGCCGCCAAAAGGGGTAAAAGCGCTCCTGCTTCTGCCAGCCCTGCTGCTGGTGCTCCAGTTGCTTCTGCTGTGTGGAAGCACGGCAAGTGCCGCAAGTTCTGCAAGTGTTGCAGATGCTGCAAGTACGGCTCCGGTTCCTTCGTCCCCGGCTACAGGCGGCAGCGGAGGCCCGGCGTCTCCTGTTGACCAGTGGGTGAAAGGGCAGGTGGAGCATCTGCCAAAGGACAAAGTGGAGTCTTACTGGGACCAGCTAATGAAGGATTACGGTGGATTTTTCCCGGAGGGCCGGACACCTTCCTTGATGGATATGCTGCTGCCGGGGGATAAGGGCTTAAGCTTCAAAAGCGTATTGTCCGGCCTGATGAATTTCATGTGGCACGAGGTGCTCTACAACGGCAAGCTGCTGGTCACTATAGTGATGATCAGTGTGCTGAGCATGATTCTGGAGACGCTGCAGACCGCTTTTGAACGGAAATCCGTCAGTAAGATCGCTTATATGCTCTGCTACATGGTGGTGCTTGTCATCGCCGTCAACAGCTTCAACGTTGCTATCGGGTATGCCAAGGATGCCATCGACCGGATGATCGACTTCATGATGGCTATGATTCCGCTGCTGTTCGCGCTGCTGGCCTCGATGGGCAATATCGTCACGGTGTCGGTAACCCACCCGCTGATTGTATTCATGATCCATACCGTAGGCACGCTGATTCATACGCTGGTCTTCCCGCTGCTGTTCTTCTCGGCGGTGCTGCATCTGGTGAGCGCCATGTCGGAGAAATACAAGCTGACCCATCTGGCCAACCTGCTGCGCAATATCGGGGCCGGGCTGCTGGGGGTGCTGCTGACGGTATTTCTCGGCGTGATCTCCGTCCGGGGGATTACCAGCTCGGTTACAGACGGAGTGACTATACGCGCGGCCAAATATATAACAGGGAATTTCGTACCGGTGATCGGTAAAATGTTCGCGGATGCTACGGACACAGTCATCTCGGCCTCACTGCTGGTGAAGAACGCCATCGGGCTGTCGGGAGTGATCATTATCCTCTTCCTGTGCGCGTTCCCGGCGATCAAAATTCTGATCCTCGCCCTGATTTACAATCTTGCTGCCGCTGTCATGCAGCCGCTGGGCGAGACACCGATCGTGACCTGCCTGCAGACAATTGGCAAAAGCATGGTTTACGTCTTCGCAGCGCTGGCCGCCGTCTCGCTGATGTTCTTCCTGGCGGTAACCATTATGCTGACTGCGGGCAATGTGACCGTGATGATGCGATAG
- the spoIIIAD gene encoding stage III sporulation protein AD — MEIIQIVGIGILATVLILVLKEQKPVFAFLLTTAAGILIFLFLIGKIGTILGTLERVAESSGMEMIHIKTVFKIIGISYIAEFGAQIVRDAGQESIASKIELAGKVLIMVLAVPIISIIIETVMKLLPA, encoded by the coding sequence ATGGAAATCATTCAGATTGTGGGAATTGGCATCTTGGCGACGGTCCTTATCCTCGTCCTGAAGGAGCAAAAGCCGGTATTCGCCTTCCTGCTGACTACTGCGGCCGGCATTCTGATCTTCCTGTTCCTGATCGGCAAGATCGGAACGATTCTCGGTACGCTGGAGCGGGTCGCGGAATCCTCCGGGATGGAAATGATCCATATCAAAACCGTGTTCAAAATCATCGGCATCTCCTATATCGCGGAATTCGGGGCGCAGATCGTGAGAGATGCCGGGCAGGAATCGATTGCTTCCAAGATTGAGCTGGCCGGCAAGGTGTTGATCATGGTACTGGCTGTTCCGATTATCAGCATTATTATTGAAACGGTCATGAAGCTGCTGCCAGCCTGA
- the spoIIIAC gene encoding stage III sporulation protein AC codes for MNIEVNAIFQIAGIGIIIAMIHTVLKQMGKEDIAHWVTIVGFIIVLFMVIRMLDGLLQEIKTIFLFQ; via the coding sequence ATGAATATTGAAGTCAACGCGATCTTTCAGATTGCCGGCATCGGCATCATTATCGCCATGATCCACACGGTGCTTAAGCAGATGGGCAAAGAGGATATCGCCCACTGGGTAACGATTGTCGGCTTTATCATCGTCCTGTTCATGGTCATCCGCATGCTGGATGGGCTGCTGCAGGAAATCAAAACGATTTTTCTTTTTCAGTAG
- the spoIIIAB gene encoding stage III sporulation protein SpoIIIAB, protein MLKLLGAVLIVLAGTLAGFKRAAQYADRPRHIRALIAALQRLETEIQYGYTPLPEALRRIGLQTKEPLRAFFLTAADEMNPPHNYSAEEAIRRAVEAHWSSASLRGTEKEIIRQLSCTLGTSDRPNQSTHIALALQQLKQEETAAREDQGKYEKVSKSLGLLLGALIVILIF, encoded by the coding sequence ATGCTTAAACTGCTTGGCGCGGTACTGATCGTGCTGGCCGGAACACTGGCCGGCTTCAAGCGGGCGGCCCAGTATGCCGACCGGCCAAGGCATATCCGGGCCTTGATTGCAGCGCTCCAGCGGCTGGAGACCGAGATCCAGTACGGCTACACGCCGCTGCCGGAGGCGCTGCGCCGGATCGGGCTGCAGACGAAGGAGCCGCTGCGGGCCTTCTTTCTTACGGCGGCGGACGAGATGAATCCGCCGCATAACTACAGTGCGGAAGAGGCCATCCGGCGGGCGGTGGAAGCCCACTGGAGCAGCGCATCGCTGCGGGGCACGGAGAAGGAGATCATCCGGCAGCTCAGCTGCACGCTCGGAACCAGTGACCGGCCGAATCAGAGCACGCATATTGCACTAGCTTTACAGCAATTGAAGCAGGAGGAGACAGCGGCCAGAGAAGATCAGGGCAAGTATGAGAAGGTGAGTAAAAGCCTGGGTCTGCTGCTTGGAGCATTGATCGTCATTTTGATCTTTTAG
- the spoIIIAA gene encoding stage III sporulation protein AA → MANDWLLLFPEKVRALLGGLPAALLDKVEEIRVREGRPLEINYSGKYHFIGAGGTLTQLPGEAYRPDREDTHRLLDLISNHSLYTMEEELRKGFITIPGGHRIGLCGRTVLSGGGVEHLRDITGFNVRIAREVHGIADGVLPYLLDRGRQRVMHTLILSPPQHGKTTLLRDLARQLSAGTSGGREGSRPGLKVGIVDERSEIAGSRRGIPAFDVGPRTDILDGCPKAEGMMMMIRSLSPDVLIADEIGRMEDADAVTEALHAGISVVASAHGKEVSELARRPGLGGLLEHRMFERYVILHRGTSGLSFRILDAQKRGLLLVSPEEQPVSGGDRHA, encoded by the coding sequence ATGGCAAATGACTGGCTTCTGTTGTTTCCCGAAAAAGTAAGAGCGCTGCTCGGCGGCCTCCCCGCTGCGCTCCTGGACAAGGTGGAGGAGATTCGCGTCCGTGAGGGACGGCCGCTAGAGATCAACTATTCCGGCAAGTATCATTTCATCGGCGCCGGCGGCACCCTGACTCAGCTACCCGGCGAGGCGTACCGGCCGGACCGGGAGGATACGCACCGGCTGCTGGACCTCATCAGCAATCATTCCCTCTATACGATGGAAGAGGAGCTGCGCAAGGGCTTCATCACCATTCCGGGCGGACACCGGATCGGCCTCTGCGGCCGGACGGTTCTGAGCGGGGGCGGTGTGGAGCATCTGCGTGATATTACCGGCTTCAACGTGCGGATTGCCCGTGAGGTGCACGGCATCGCCGATGGCGTGCTGCCTTATCTGCTGGACCGGGGGCGGCAGCGGGTCATGCATACTCTGATCCTGTCCCCGCCGCAGCATGGCAAGACCACACTGCTGCGCGATCTGGCCAGGCAACTGTCGGCAGGTACAAGCGGGGGCCGGGAAGGCAGCCGGCCGGGGCTGAAGGTCGGCATCGTCGACGAACGCTCCGAGATTGCGGGCAGCCGCCGGGGAATTCCGGCTTTCGATGTCGGGCCGCGCACGGATATTCTGGACGGCTGCCCCAAGGCGGAAGGCATGATGATGATGATCCGCTCCCTGTCGCCCGATGTGCTGATCGCCGATGAAATCGGCCGCATGGAGGACGCGGATGCGGTGACCGAGGCGCTGCACGCCGGGATCTCGGTGGTCGCTTCCGCGCACGGCAAGGAAGTGTCCGAGCTGGCCCGGCGGCCGGGCCTCGGCGGGCTGCTGGAGCACCGGATGTTCGAGCGGTATGTGATTCTGCACCGCGGAACCTCCGGCTTGTCCTTCCGCATTCTGGATGCCCAGAAGCGCGGGCTGCTGCTGGTCTCGCCGGAGGAGCAGCCGGTGTCAGGGGGTGACCGCCATGCTTAA
- a CDS encoding YqhV family protein, with the protein MSGLRLLSGSVEIAAALIMLKLNQVDKALAVNSGLALVGPTILILTTAVGLTGMAEQLSWGKLGWIGCGVAILLFGILKK; encoded by the coding sequence ATGTCTGGCCTGCGGCTGCTGTCCGGCAGTGTGGAGATTGCGGCGGCCTTGATTATGCTGAAGCTGAATCAGGTGGATAAGGCGCTGGCTGTTAATTCGGGACTGGCACTTGTCGGCCCTACGATCCTCATTCTGACTACGGCTGTCGGCCTTACAGGGATGGCAGAGCAGCTGTCCTGGGGCAAGCTTGGCTGGATTGGCTGCGGGGTGGCTATTCTCTTATTCGGGATTCTCAAGAAATGA
- a CDS encoding YitT family protein, whose amino-acid sequence MQVRNFVIPLVSGTIARQVKEVAIIVFSAFLVAAGLRLFLIPHQLLSGGVAGTASIIGYLTHPKFISLYYFAINLPILIWGFVAVGKKYICYSMLSVLCTTWFLNVIPVVKLTKDPILASIFGGVIIAGGVGFSLRAGGSSGGFDILGSIITRKRDIPMGTVLFVMDGLVILCLGFFKSWDSALYAMLCIFVKSRVVDMIHIRHVKLTCFIVTKEREKMLNRLTSLPHGITVVNAEGGYSHEGNTMLMTVTTRYELADLRKTILETDPKSFVNVLETVEIMGRFRRLS is encoded by the coding sequence ATGCAAGTTCGTAATTTCGTAATACCGCTTGTATCAGGAACGATAGCCAGACAGGTAAAAGAGGTAGCTATTATTGTATTTTCAGCCTTTCTGGTAGCAGCAGGGCTCCGCCTGTTCCTGATTCCGCACCAATTGCTCAGCGGCGGTGTAGCCGGGACAGCTTCCATCATCGGGTATTTGACTCATCCAAAATTTATCTCGCTGTACTATTTCGCCATCAATCTCCCGATCCTGATCTGGGGCTTCGTCGCCGTGGGTAAAAAGTACATCTGCTATAGCATGCTGTCTGTCCTGTGCACTACCTGGTTTCTGAACGTCATCCCTGTGGTGAAGCTCACCAAGGACCCGATTCTGGCCAGTATCTTCGGCGGGGTAATTATTGCGGGAGGGGTGGGCTTCTCGCTGCGGGCGGGCGGTTCTTCCGGGGGCTTCGACATTCTCGGTTCTATCATTACCCGTAAGCGGGATATTCCCATGGGCACCGTGTTGTTCGTCATGGACGGCCTGGTTATCTTATGTCTCGGCTTCTTCAAAAGCTGGGATTCCGCACTCTACGCGATGCTCTGTATCTTCGTCAAAAGCCGGGTGGTGGATATGATTCACATCCGCCATGTCAAGCTGACCTGCTTCATCGTCACCAAGGAGCGCGAGAAAATGCTGAACCGGCTGACCAGCCTGCCCCACGGCATCACCGTTGTGAACGCGGAGGGCGGGTACAGTCACGAGGGCAACACGATGCTGATGACCGTAACCACCCGCTATGAGCTGGCAGATCTGCGCAAAACGATTCTGGAGACCGATCCGAAATCCTTCGTTAACGTACTGGAGACCGTGGAGATTATGGGCAGGTTCCGGCGGCTGAGCTAG
- a CDS encoding aspartate kinase, with translation MSLYVMKFGGSSVGDVERMKRVAGRIAAKQDEGHRCVVVVSAMGDTTDDLIDQANQLNGQPPAREMDMLMTTGEQISVALLSIALHGIGRNAVSYTGWQAGFRTDETHGRARISEIVPRRVLESLEREQIVIVAGFQGMTLDGEITTLGRGGSDTTAVALAAAIKADVCEIYTDVDGIYSTDPRIVKTARKLKEISYDEMLELANLGAAVLHPRAVEYAKRYQVKLVVRSSFNHNEGTVVKEEASMEQGVAVSGIAYDKNVARISILGVPDVPGVLAQVFGKLADEGVDVDIIVQSGVQNETADFSFTVALGDLEKAKEVIKGLHSVLPYREVTSEDSLVKVSIVGAGMVSHPGVAAKMFEVISNEGVSIKMVSTSEIKVSCVIESGNLQQIIQALHTAYNLDTEEQAFVGGPQDRR, from the coding sequence TTGTCACTTTATGTCATGAAATTCGGGGGCAGCTCCGTCGGCGACGTTGAACGCATGAAGCGTGTTGCAGGGCGGATCGCAGCCAAGCAGGATGAAGGGCATCGCTGCGTTGTGGTGGTCTCCGCTATGGGAGATACCACAGATGATCTGATCGATCAGGCGAATCAGCTGAACGGTCAGCCCCCCGCACGCGAGATGGATATGCTGATGACTACCGGAGAGCAGATCTCCGTTGCGCTTCTGTCGATTGCGCTTCACGGAATCGGCCGGAATGCCGTATCCTATACAGGCTGGCAGGCCGGGTTCCGTACCGATGAGACCCACGGCCGGGCACGGATCAGTGAGATTGTTCCACGCCGGGTGCTGGAGTCGCTGGAGCGTGAGCAGATTGTGATTGTAGCCGGATTCCAGGGCATGACGCTGGATGGCGAGATCACTACACTGGGCCGCGGAGGCTCGGATACGACAGCGGTTGCGCTGGCTGCAGCGATCAAAGCGGATGTCTGCGAGATCTACACCGACGTAGACGGCATCTACTCGACTGACCCGCGTATTGTGAAGACGGCGCGCAAGTTGAAGGAAATCTCCTATGACGAGATGCTGGAACTGGCGAATCTCGGGGCAGCCGTGCTGCATCCGCGTGCTGTGGAATATGCCAAACGATATCAAGTGAAGCTGGTCGTAAGATCAAGCTTTAACCATAATGAAGGTACTGTGGTGAAGGAGGAAGCAAGCATGGAGCAGGGTGTAGCAGTAAGCGGAATTGCCTATGACAAGAATGTGGCCCGGATCAGTATTCTGGGAGTTCCTGATGTGCCGGGGGTACTCGCCCAGGTATTCGGCAAGCTGGCCGATGAGGGCGTGGATGTTGACATTATCGTGCAGAGCGGAGTACAGAACGAGACGGCAGATTTCTCCTTCACTGTAGCGCTTGGCGATCTTGAGAAGGCCAAAGAAGTCATCAAGGGGCTGCACAGCGTATTGCCTTACCGTGAAGTGACTTCCGAGGACAGTCTGGTCAAGGTATCGATTGTCGGCGCCGGGATGGTTAGCCACCCGGGGGTTGCCGCCAAGATGTTCGAGGTCATCTCGAATGAAGGCGTGAGCATCAAGATGGTCAGCACCTCCGAGATCAAGGTATCGTGTGTGATTGAATCCGGCAACCTGCAGCAGATTATTCAGGCGCTGCATACCGCTTATAACTTAGATACAGAAGAGCAAGCCTTCGTTGGAGGTCCACAGGACCGCCGCTAA
- the efp gene encoding elongation factor P: MISVNDFKTGLTVEVEGDIFTVLDFQHVKPGKGAAFVRSKLKNLRNGNTVERTFRAGETIGRAIIENRGVQYLYASGSEHVFMDNETYDQFELTAKQLEWELNFLRENMTVNIVSYQGEILGINLPTSVELKVTETEPGVKGNTAQGATKAAILETGHTVQVPLFINEGDVLLVDTREGKYISRA; encoded by the coding sequence GTGATTTCAGTTAACGATTTTAAGACAGGCTTGACCGTAGAAGTAGAAGGGGACATCTTCACCGTCCTAGATTTCCAGCACGTGAAGCCGGGTAAAGGCGCAGCCTTCGTCCGCTCCAAGCTAAAGAACCTGCGTAACGGCAATACGGTTGAACGCACGTTCCGTGCCGGTGAAACCATTGGCCGTGCCATCATCGAGAACCGTGGCGTACAATACCTATATGCAAGCGGCTCTGAGCATGTGTTCATGGACAACGAGACTTACGACCAGTTCGAATTGACAGCCAAGCAGCTCGAATGGGAGCTTAACTTCCTTAGAGAGAACATGACAGTGAATATCGTCAGCTACCAGGGTGAAATCCTCGGGATCAACCTGCCGACCAGCGTAGAGCTGAAGGTTACCGAGACCGAACCAGGCGTGAAGGGTAACACGGCTCAAGGTGCAACCAAAGCCGCTATTCTAGAGACCGGTCATACGGTTCAGGTACCGCTGTTCATTAATGAAGGAGATGTTCTCCTGGTCGATACCCGCGAAGGTAAATATATCTCCCGCGCGTAG
- a CDS encoding Xaa-Pro peptidase family protein — MGNKRVSKLRKVLQELGLDAMLITSGYNRRYLSGFTGSSGYVLVTGDDSYLLTDFRYMTQASEQVNGLKVVQHDSKFIDTVRELLPKGGQVRVGFEQDDVTFSAYTAYAEALAPAAMVPVSKAVENLRMFKDEEELAVMQRAADLADATFSHILNVIKPGMTERDVDLEMEFYMRTHGATSSSFDTIVASGERSAMPHGVASSKVIGNNEFVTFDFGALLDGYCSDVTRTIALGSPDPKLKEIYDIVLEAQLHTLAHIKPGMTGRECDALARDIITRYGYGEYFGHSTGHGLGMEVHEWPRLSKLADEVIQPGMVVTVEPGIYLSGLGGVRIEDDIVITESGITLLTHSSKDYMVL; from the coding sequence ATGGGCAACAAGCGTGTCTCCAAGCTGCGTAAGGTTCTGCAGGAACTGGGACTGGATGCGATGTTAATTACCAGCGGATATAACCGCCGCTATTTGAGTGGGTTCACCGGCTCCTCCGGGTACGTGCTGGTTACCGGTGATGACAGTTATCTGCTGACGGACTTCCGGTATATGACACAGGCCTCGGAACAGGTGAATGGCCTCAAGGTGGTACAGCATGACTCGAAATTCATTGACACCGTGCGGGAACTGCTGCCGAAGGGCGGACAAGTCCGTGTCGGCTTCGAGCAGGATGATGTGACCTTCAGTGCATACACCGCTTATGCGGAGGCTCTTGCCCCGGCAGCTATGGTACCGGTATCGAAGGCTGTTGAGAACCTGCGCATGTTCAAGGACGAGGAAGAGCTGGCTGTTATGCAGCGGGCTGCCGATCTGGCAGACGCCACGTTCAGTCATATCCTGAATGTGATCAAGCCGGGCATGACGGAACGCGATGTCGATCTGGAAATGGAATTCTACATGCGTACGCATGGTGCAACTTCGTCTTCATTCGATACGATCGTCGCTTCCGGTGAGCGTTCAGCTATGCCGCATGGAGTAGCGAGCAGCAAGGTTATCGGGAACAACGAATTCGTCACTTTCGATTTCGGCGCTCTCCTTGACGGTTACTGCTCCGATGTGACCCGTACAATTGCTCTGGGATCACCGGACCCTAAGTTGAAGGAGATCTATGATATTGTGCTTGAAGCGCAGCTTCATACGCTGGCGCATATCAAGCCCGGCATGACCGGCCGTGAATGTGATGCCCTGGCCCGTGATATCATCACCCGCTACGGGTATGGTGAATATTTCGGCCACAGCACAGGCCATGGTCTCGGGATGGAAGTACATGAATGGCCGCGGTTGTCCAAGCTGGCGGATGAAGTCATCCAGCCGGGGATGGTTGTCACTGTGGAGCCGGGAATCTATCTCTCAGGTCTTGGCGGCGTACGGATTGAAGATGATATTGTCATTACCGAGAGCGGCATCACGCTGCTGACACATTCATCTAAGGATTACATGGTACTGTAA
- a CDS encoding YqhR family membrane protein, protein MSSSSKAKTVQTNPFYFSIELGYFAGLIWGGLHWLMYVLHFTKVIPGFLAEPFFKHGFLVTPAGHLLGYLFFIVFSVLASLIYVLIFRKLNGPWPGMIYGVLWWSVLFLACSRLFLLQPPFKLSWNTVISEFCLFLLWGLFIGYTAAIEYTDERKREQQTKLA, encoded by the coding sequence ATGAGTTCTTCAAGCAAGGCCAAGACCGTCCAGACGAATCCTTTTTATTTCTCCATTGAACTGGGTTATTTCGCCGGTTTAATCTGGGGAGGATTGCACTGGCTGATGTACGTTTTGCACTTTACCAAGGTCATTCCGGGATTTTTGGCGGAGCCCTTTTTCAAGCATGGATTTCTTGTGACCCCTGCCGGGCATCTGCTTGGATATTTGTTTTTTATTGTATTCTCAGTATTGGCGTCCCTGATCTACGTATTAATTTTCCGGAAGCTTAACGGGCCTTGGCCCGGGATGATATACGGAGTGCTGTGGTGGTCGGTCCTGTTCCTTGCGTGTTCGCGCCTATTCCTGCTCCAGCCGCCGTTCAAGCTGTCGTGGAACACGGTCATCAGCGAATTCTGCCTTTTCCTGCTCTGGGGATTATTCATCGGATATACGGCGGCAATCGAGTATACGGATGAACGCAAACGCGAACAGCAGACGAAGCTGGCCTAG